From Eleftheria terrae, the proteins below share one genomic window:
- a CDS encoding TRAP transporter substrate-binding protein — MSKLSLAAIVLGGIAATAQAQTKWDIASAYPTSNFHTENLTQFAKDVEQAAGGKLRVTVHANAALFKAPDIKRAVQGNQAQVGEILLVNYQNEWQGYGVDGLPFLADSYPEARKLYQAQKPALEKKLGEQGIMLLYAVPWPPQGLFVKKPISSLADLKGSKWRAYSPATTRMAELIGAQPVTVQAADLPQAMATGAVESFMTSGATGYDSKTYEHIKYYYNTQAWLPKNAVIVNRKAFESLDEATQQAVRKAAAAAEERGWKTSEAKDREYVGLLKKNGMEIVEPSPQLKTDMRKMVGEPILKEWLQKAGPEGQAVVDAYKKP; from the coding sequence ATGTCCAAGTTGTCTCTGGCCGCCATCGTGCTCGGCGGAATCGCCGCTACCGCACAGGCGCAAACCAAGTGGGATATCGCCTCTGCCTACCCCACGTCCAACTTCCACACCGAGAACCTGACGCAGTTCGCCAAGGATGTGGAGCAGGCCGCCGGCGGCAAGCTGCGAGTCACGGTGCACGCCAATGCGGCGCTCTTCAAGGCGCCCGACATCAAGCGGGCCGTGCAGGGCAACCAGGCGCAGGTCGGCGAGATCCTGCTGGTGAACTACCAGAATGAATGGCAGGGCTATGGCGTCGATGGACTGCCCTTCCTGGCCGATAGTTATCCGGAGGCGCGCAAGCTCTACCAGGCGCAAAAGCCGGCGCTGGAGAAGAAGCTCGGCGAGCAGGGCATCATGCTGCTGTATGCCGTGCCGTGGCCGCCTCAGGGCCTGTTCGTGAAGAAGCCGATCAGCAGCCTCGCCGACCTGAAGGGCAGCAAATGGCGGGCATACAGCCCGGCCACCACCCGCATGGCGGAGCTCATCGGTGCGCAACCCGTCACCGTGCAGGCAGCGGACCTGCCACAGGCCATGGCCACCGGCGCGGTCGAATCCTTCATGACGTCGGGCGCGACCGGCTACGACAGCAAGACCTACGAGCACATCAAGTACTACTACAACACGCAGGCCTGGTTGCCCAAGAACGCGGTCATCGTCAATCGCAAGGCCTTCGAAAGCCTGGACGAGGCCACGCAGCAGGCGGTCCGCAAGGCCGCTGCCGCTGCAGAGGAGCGTGGCTGGAAGACCTCCGAGGCCAAGGATCGGGAGTACGTTGGCCTGCTGAAGAAGAACGGTATGGAGATCGTTGAGCCCTCGCCGCAGTTGAAGACCGACATGCGCAAGATGGTCGGCGAGCCGATCCTGAAGGAATGGCTGCAGAAGGCCGGCCCAGAGGGCCAGGCGGTGGTGGACGCCTACAAGAAGCCCTGA
- a CDS encoding lipase secretion chaperone, which yields MLKTSAGASRTTTWWIGATGAAALAALVGWMLQAPGEAPSATVAAPAPPSGEGRGFSVLAAGAPPAPAAEPATGRSVREVERVLLEQGSLRGTEPDGGWPLDEAGRLQPSIALRRRFDYYLSGVGEATLPELSTLLATHARRDLAPEPAAEVLALWDRYLALQQYRFQHSVRMDDRATWPVALAERQQVRRQMLGVAWAAAFYADEEAELARHIAQPTAEPPAPSALLPDPGRVDAATLHRQRIEQFGEAAAQRLREEDAQWAAWERRLLQAHAEIGRLQRAPELSELQRNEAIAGYLAAHFDERERLRVRALMRLP from the coding sequence ATGTTGAAGACCTCGGCGGGTGCAAGCCGCACCACGACTTGGTGGATCGGCGCCACCGGCGCGGCGGCGCTGGCGGCCCTGGTGGGCTGGATGCTGCAGGCGCCAGGGGAAGCGCCGTCCGCGACCGTGGCCGCGCCTGCACCGCCGTCCGGCGAGGGCCGAGGCTTCAGCGTGTTGGCCGCCGGCGCACCGCCGGCGCCTGCCGCAGAGCCAGCCACCGGCCGCTCGGTGCGCGAGGTCGAGCGGGTCCTGCTCGAGCAGGGCTCGCTGCGAGGTACCGAGCCGGACGGCGGCTGGCCGCTCGACGAAGCCGGGCGCTTGCAGCCGTCCATCGCCTTGCGCCGCCGCTTCGACTACTACCTGAGCGGCGTCGGTGAGGCGACGCTGCCCGAACTGAGCACGCTGCTCGCCACGCACGCCCGGCGCGATCTCGCCCCGGAACCCGCCGCCGAGGTGCTGGCGCTGTGGGACCGCTACCTGGCCCTGCAGCAATACCGCTTCCAGCACTCGGTGCGCATGGATGACCGTGCGACCTGGCCGGTCGCGCTGGCAGAGCGGCAGCAGGTGCGCCGGCAGATGCTGGGAGTCGCCTGGGCCGCGGCCTTCTATGCCGATGAGGAGGCGGAGCTGGCGCGGCACATCGCCCAGCCCACCGCCGAGCCGCCCGCCCCTTCGGCGCTGCTGCCAGATCCGGGCCGCGTCGATGCGGCCACCCTGCACCGGCAGCGCATCGAGCAGTTCGGGGAAGCCGCGGCGCAGCGGCTTCGAGAGGAAGACGCCCAGTGGGCGGCCTGGGAGCGCCGCCTTCTGCAAGCCCATGCAGAAATCGGCCGCCTGCAGCGGGCACCGGAGCTCTCGGAGCTGCAGCGCAACGAGGCCATCGCCGGCTACCTGGCCGCGCACTTCGATGAACGCGAGCGCCTGCGGGTGCGTGCCTTGATGCGCCTGCCCTGA
- a CDS encoding esterase/lipase family protein has product MTPRLLARYALATAGLCAVASSPLAAAADGRADDTSYARTRYPIVLVAGLLGFEKLGPIDYFYGVPQALRAGGATVYGPAVSAANASEVRGEQLLRELRALQQAHGHARFNLVGHSHGGQTVRYVAAVAPELVASVTTITTPHLGSKTADGIEHLTSWTGTTGLFAAIADALARFISTLSGRPDLPQNSLAALQSLNSRGAADFNRRFPQGAPVEHCGHGPQEVLGVRYYSAGGTSVRTHDDDASDSLLALTSTFFGAERNDGLVSQCSSHWGTVLRSDYPWNHLDAINHTFGLKGWLAPDPVQFYRNHANRLRQAGL; this is encoded by the coding sequence GTGACTCCACGCTTGTTGGCTCGATATGCCCTTGCCACCGCCGGCCTCTGTGCCGTTGCGTCCAGCCCGCTCGCCGCGGCGGCCGACGGCCGCGCGGATGACACCAGCTACGCCCGGACCCGTTATCCCATCGTGCTGGTGGCGGGCCTGCTCGGCTTCGAGAAGCTCGGTCCGATCGACTACTTCTACGGGGTGCCGCAGGCCCTGCGTGCCGGCGGGGCCACGGTGTACGGTCCTGCGGTGTCGGCAGCCAATGCCTCCGAAGTGCGCGGCGAGCAGCTCTTGCGGGAGCTACGTGCGCTGCAGCAGGCGCATGGCCATGCCCGCTTCAACCTGGTGGGCCACAGCCATGGCGGACAGACCGTGCGCTATGTCGCTGCCGTGGCGCCGGAACTGGTGGCGTCCGTCACCACCATCACGACCCCGCACCTGGGCAGCAAGACCGCCGACGGTATCGAGCACCTGACCAGCTGGACCGGCACGACCGGCCTGTTCGCGGCCATCGCGGATGCACTCGCCCGCTTCATCAGCACCCTCTCCGGCCGCCCCGACCTGCCGCAGAACTCGCTGGCTGCTCTGCAATCATTGAACAGCCGCGGCGCGGCGGACTTCAACCGGCGCTTCCCGCAAGGCGCGCCCGTCGAGCACTGCGGCCACGGTCCGCAGGAGGTGCTGGGGGTGCGCTACTACTCGGCCGGGGGCACGTCCGTGCGCACGCATGACGACGACGCCTCCGACAGCCTGCTGGCGCTCACCAGCACCTTTTTCGGCGCGGAGCGCAACGATGGCCTGGTGAGCCAGTGCTCCTCGCACTGGGGCACCGTACTGCGCAGCGACTATCCCTGGAACCACCTGGACGCGATCAACCACACCTTCGGCCTGAAGGGTTGGCTGGCGCCCGACCCGGTGCAGTTCTACCGCAACCACGCCAACCGCCTGCGCCAGGCAGGACTGTGA